The following are encoded in a window of Burkholderia ambifaria AMMD genomic DNA:
- a CDS encoding OmpA family protein, with product MRKPVLLALSLAFLVSAQSALAAGDAGNFGTPIKSGVSVSFPDSSATFQPTPEALELLADARNAAIIYISGRTSTLRPSAADEALALRRALSARSYLVARGVSPLKIMVNFASAADFVADNSTAEGRRENQRVDIEVVYIPTY from the coding sequence ATGCGAAAACCCGTTCTTCTGGCCCTCTCTCTGGCGTTCCTGGTCAGCGCGCAAAGCGCACTGGCCGCCGGCGACGCCGGCAACTTCGGCACGCCGATCAAGTCCGGCGTATCGGTGTCCTTCCCCGACAGCAGCGCGACATTCCAGCCGACGCCAGAGGCCCTGGAGCTGCTGGCCGACGCTAGGAATGCGGCGATCATCTACATCAGCGGGCGCACCAGCACACTACGGCCCAGCGCGGCCGATGAGGCCCTTGCACTACGCCGTGCGCTCTCGGCCAGGTCGTACTTGGTGGCGCGCGGCGTCTCGCCGCTCAAGATCATGGTGAACTTCGCATCGGCCGCCGATTTCGTGGCAGACAACTCGACGGCCGAGGGCCGGCGCGAGAACCAGCGCGTGGACATTGAGGTGGTCTACATCCCCACCTACTGA
- the trbG gene encoding P-type conjugative transfer protein TrbG — protein MKKTLSALIVGAAVAVPSLALAAPGDDIADKYFNKTNPTLTAQERAALAIAKRWEAGSATGIKPVAGSGGAIKFVYGAQQPSIVCAVLQVCDVALQPGEQVNSINLGDTARWTVEPAITGSGATEVQHLIIKPMDVGLETSLVVTTNRRSYHFRLRSHRTEYMPQVSFTYPEEAQAKWDAIQRREKQERTDNTLPATGEYLGDLSFDYELSGSASWKPVRVYNDGRKTIIEMPGTMQQTEAPTLLVVRKEGGLFTDDETVLVNYRVQGNRYIVDTVFDRAILIAGVGSSQDRVTISRRK, from the coding sequence ATGAAGAAAACCCTCTCCGCTTTGATCGTGGGCGCTGCTGTGGCGGTGCCCTCCCTGGCTCTGGCCGCCCCTGGCGACGACATTGCCGACAAGTATTTCAACAAGACCAACCCGACGCTGACCGCTCAAGAGCGCGCGGCGCTCGCCATCGCCAAACGGTGGGAAGCGGGGTCGGCGACCGGCATCAAGCCGGTGGCCGGCTCGGGCGGTGCCATCAAGTTCGTGTACGGCGCGCAGCAGCCGAGCATCGTTTGCGCGGTGCTCCAGGTGTGCGACGTGGCCTTGCAGCCCGGCGAACAAGTGAACTCGATCAACCTGGGCGACACGGCCAGGTGGACGGTGGAACCGGCCATCACCGGCAGCGGCGCGACCGAGGTTCAGCACCTCATCATCAAGCCGATGGACGTGGGCCTCGAAACCAGCCTGGTTGTGACCACGAACCGCCGCAGCTACCACTTCCGCCTGCGCTCGCATCGCACCGAGTACATGCCGCAAGTCTCGTTCACGTACCCCGAGGAAGCGCAAGCCAAGTGGGACGCGATCCAGCGCCGCGAGAAGCAGGAACGCACCGACAACACCCTGCCGGCGACGGGCGAGTACCTGGGCGATCTCTCGTTCGACTATGAGCTGTCCGGGTCGGCGAGCTGGAAGCCTGTGCGCGTCTACAACGATGGCCGCAAGACCATCATCGAAATGCCCGGCACGATGCAGCAGACCGAAGCGCCGACGCTCCTGGTCGTGCGCAAAGAGGGCGGCTTGTTCACCGACGACGAAACGGTGCTGGTCAATTACCGCGTGCAGGGCAATCGCTACATCGTGGACACGGTGTTTGACCGCGCGATCCTGATTGCCGGTGTTGGCAGTAGCCAAGACCGCGTGACCATCAGCCGGAGGAAGTGA
- the trbL gene encoding P-type conjugative transfer protein TrbL, translated as MRMPANLKTLALPLFVWLAFFAVDAHAAIDNAGVFDSVLDRYQAAASGWAGVITTAATWLFWTLVVISMVWTFGMMALRKADIGEFFAEFVRFTIFTGFFWWALTNGPNFASSIYASLRQLAGNATGLGNALSPSGIVDVGFAIFDKVMDQSSVWSPVDSMAGILMAVAILVILALVGVNMLLLLASGWVLAYGGVFFLGFGGSRWTSDMAINYYKVVLGVAAQLFAMVLLVGIGKTFLDDYYSRMSAGISLKEMGVMLIVVIILLALVNKIPPLIAGIITGASVGGAGIGQFGAGAALGAAGMAAAAAATGGAALAAGAASAAGGASAVMAAFSKANENVSAGTDVMSAFSGGGSSGGGAGGGGDAGTGSTPFAQAAGFSGSSGGGSSSGGGSPSTGSSSGSSKGGDKGGGKADAGGQGSSSTASTGSSADKAAKNEPKPAGGAGQGQQAAPGSTGPGLLASAASALGTAGRIAADAGANLAKGTADVAKAKAASLREAAAERIADTTGGKIAAAIKAQGSGTAENIDVPDQQPAPSFGDNSLAGGPADADPESEVAAFANREQGRDGTTA; from the coding sequence ATGAGAATGCCAGCCAATCTAAAAACCCTCGCCCTGCCGCTGTTCGTCTGGCTGGCGTTCTTCGCGGTCGATGCCCACGCGGCCATCGACAACGCCGGCGTGTTCGATAGCGTGCTGGATCGCTACCAGGCCGCCGCGAGCGGCTGGGCCGGTGTCATCACCACGGCCGCAACCTGGCTCTTCTGGACGCTGGTTGTGATCTCGATGGTCTGGACGTTCGGCATGATGGCCTTGCGCAAGGCCGACATTGGCGAGTTCTTCGCGGAGTTCGTCCGCTTCACGATCTTTACCGGCTTCTTCTGGTGGGCGCTGACCAACGGCCCTAACTTCGCCTCGTCCATCTATGCGTCGTTGCGGCAGCTCGCCGGCAACGCGACGGGCCTGGGCAATGCTCTGTCGCCCTCGGGCATCGTGGACGTGGGCTTTGCGATCTTCGACAAGGTGATGGATCAGTCCTCGGTGTGGTCGCCGGTGGACAGCATGGCCGGCATCCTCATGGCCGTGGCGATCCTGGTCATCCTGGCCCTGGTCGGTGTGAATATGCTTCTGCTGCTCGCGTCGGGCTGGGTGCTCGCCTACGGCGGCGTGTTCTTCCTCGGCTTCGGTGGTTCGCGCTGGACTTCCGACATGGCGATCAACTACTACAAGGTCGTCCTGGGCGTGGCCGCGCAGCTCTTCGCAATGGTGCTCCTGGTGGGCATCGGCAAGACCTTCCTCGATGACTACTACTCGCGCATGAGCGCCGGCATCAGCCTCAAGGAAATGGGCGTGATGCTGATCGTCGTCATCATCCTCTTGGCGTTGGTCAACAAGATTCCGCCGCTCATCGCCGGGATCATCACCGGCGCGAGCGTGGGCGGTGCCGGCATCGGCCAGTTCGGTGCAGGCGCTGCGTTGGGTGCCGCAGGCATGGCAGCAGCAGCGGCCGCGACCGGCGGCGCCGCTCTGGCCGCCGGCGCAGCCTCGGCCGCCGGTGGTGCCTCTGCCGTCATGGCCGCCTTCTCGAAGGCCAATGAGAACGTGTCGGCAGGCACGGACGTTATGTCGGCCTTCTCGGGCGGCGGCAGCTCGGGCGGCGGTGCGGGCGGCGGCGGCGACGCCGGCACCGGCAGCACGCCCTTCGCTCAGGCTGCGGGCTTTAGCGGCAGCTCCGGCGGTGGCTCTTCGTCGGGTGGCGGCAGCCCCTCGACCGGCAGCAGCTCGGGCAGCTCGAAGGGCGGCGATAAGGGCGGCGGCAAAGCCGACGCCGGCGGCCAGGGCAGCAGCTCGACGGCCAGCACCGGCAGCAGTGCCGACAAGGCCGCCAAGAACGAACCCAAGCCCGCCGGCGGGGCAGGGCAAGGGCAGCAGGCCGCACCGGGCAGCACCGGCCCCGGCTTGCTCGCATCGGCCGCATCGGCCCTCGGCACGGCCGGCCGCATCGCCGCCGACGCCGGCGCGAACTTGGCGAAGGGAACCGCCGATGTTGCCAAGGCCAAAGCCGCGAGCCTGCGCGAAGCCGCAGCCGAGCGGATCGCCGACACCACTGGCGGAAAGATCGCCGCCGCGATCAAGGCGCAAGGAAGCGGCACGGCCGAGAACATCGACGTGCCCGACCAGCAGCCCGCGCCGAGCTTCGGCGACAACAGCCTGGCAGGCGGCCCCGCCGATGCCGATCCCGAGTCCGAAGTAGCTGCGTTCGCCAACCGCGAGCAAGGCCGCGACGGCACAACTGCGTAA
- a CDS encoding TrbI/VirB10 family protein: MTENADQMAPDASPGEVSKKAGVRRVNNMPMYILGGVLLSFVLVMALVAADRAAKQNAPADGPKEKAGNTSMFAKEIAGDKTGGLIEPASPLKVPDMPTGPASAPLEIARPSNPDAPPAPPANPGNPGQPVNDDEAQRIRMAKMQMFGEAVKAKTTVRVDAPRSNGSAPGGPSTYTGTPQTRDEMLNRIAAVQQQIDAQRSNDPTAAYQARLAQIRGMGVGGGGAAPAAGGMGAGGAPQLLQTSTSGGGRNSMAQFGQGGQGDRWKLDSQPEAPRTPFELRAGFVVPATLISGINSDLPGQIMAQVAQDVYDTPTGKHLLIPQGSRLVGSYSSDVAYGQARVLVAWQRIVFPDGKAMDIGAMPGADSAGYAGFHDQVNNHYVRLFGSAFLMSGVTAGITYSQRQNQATNTYGAPSASSALSEALGQQLGQVTAQLIAKNLSISPTLEIRPGYRFNVVVTKDMTFSKPYRSFDY, translated from the coding sequence ATGACAGAAAACGCCGATCAGATGGCACCTGACGCTTCGCCTGGCGAAGTGTCCAAGAAGGCGGGCGTCCGTCGCGTCAACAACATGCCCATGTACATCCTCGGCGGCGTCCTGCTGTCGTTCGTGCTGGTCATGGCCCTGGTCGCGGCGGATCGCGCGGCCAAGCAGAACGCGCCGGCGGACGGCCCCAAGGAGAAGGCCGGCAACACGTCGATGTTCGCCAAGGAGATCGCAGGCGACAAGACCGGCGGCTTGATCGAGCCGGCAAGCCCGCTCAAGGTGCCCGACATGCCGACCGGCCCGGCGTCGGCTCCGCTGGAGATCGCGCGGCCGTCCAACCCGGACGCGCCGCCGGCCCCGCCGGCCAACCCCGGCAACCCGGGCCAGCCGGTGAACGACGACGAGGCCCAGCGCATCCGCATGGCGAAGATGCAGATGTTCGGCGAAGCCGTGAAGGCCAAGACCACCGTGCGCGTGGATGCCCCGCGTAGCAACGGCTCCGCGCCGGGTGGCCCGAGCACCTACACCGGCACGCCGCAGACGCGCGATGAAATGCTGAACCGCATCGCAGCGGTGCAGCAGCAAATCGACGCGCAGCGCAGCAACGATCCGACCGCCGCCTATCAAGCACGCCTGGCGCAGATTCGCGGCATGGGCGTCGGTGGTGGCGGCGCGGCTCCGGCCGCCGGCGGCATGGGCGCGGGCGGTGCGCCGCAGCTCCTGCAAACCTCGACCAGCGGCGGCGGGCGCAACAGCATGGCGCAGTTCGGCCAAGGTGGGCAGGGCGACCGCTGGAAGCTGGATTCGCAGCCGGAAGCGCCGCGCACACCGTTCGAGCTGCGCGCGGGCTTCGTCGTGCCGGCCACGCTCATTTCGGGCATCAACTCCGATCTGCCGGGCCAAATCATGGCCCAGGTCGCGCAGGACGTGTACGACACACCGACCGGCAAGCACCTGTTGATCCCGCAGGGATCGCGCCTCGTCGGCTCGTATTCGAGCGACGTGGCCTACGGCCAAGCGCGCGTGCTGGTTGCGTGGCAACGCATCGTGTTCCCCGATGGCAAGGCGATGGACATTGGCGCGATGCCAGGCGCGGACAGCGCGGGATACGCGGGCTTCCACGACCAGGTGAACAACCACTATGTGCGCCTGTTCGGCTCGGCCTTCCTCATGTCCGGCGTGACAGCAGGCATCACCTACAGCCAACGCCAGAACCAGGCCACAAACACCTATGGCGCACCGAGCGCCAGCAGTGCCCTAAGCGAAGCCCTCGGCCAGCAGCTCGGCCAGGTTACGGCGCAACTCATCGCCAAGAACCTGAGCATTTCGCCGACGCTGGAAATTCGGCCGGGGTATCGCTTCAACGTCGTGGTCACGAAGGACATGACGTTTTCCAAGCCGTACCGTTCCTTCGATTACTAA
- the trbJ gene encoding P-type conjugative transfer protein TrbJ, translating into MKPKFLAAKLALVIAVSSTLAVTPVQAGIPVIDGTNLSQNIMTAIESVAQTLKQIEQYSTQLQQYQNQLQNTMAPAAYIWDQAQSTINGLMNAVNTLDYYKTQLGSLDSYIGKFQDVNYYKNSPCFTAAGCSDAERAALRNVAQLASESQKKANDALFKGLDRQQTNLTADAATLQRLQSAAQGAQGQMQAIGYANQLASQQANQLLQIRGLLIAQQNAMATKMQADADKEAQQAAAAAQLRQGSYRASPARTW; encoded by the coding sequence ATGAAGCCGAAGTTTTTAGCCGCTAAATTGGCCCTCGTCATTGCTGTTTCGAGCACGCTGGCGGTCACACCTGTGCAGGCTGGCATCCCCGTCATCGACGGCACCAACCTGTCGCAGAACATCATGACGGCCATCGAATCGGTGGCCCAGACGCTCAAGCAAATTGAGCAGTACAGCACCCAGCTCCAGCAGTATCAAAACCAACTCCAGAACACGATGGCCCCGGCCGCGTATATCTGGGATCAGGCGCAATCGACCATCAACGGGTTGATGAACGCGGTCAACACGCTGGATTACTACAAGACCCAACTCGGCAGCCTGGACAGCTACATCGGCAAGTTCCAGGACGTGAACTACTACAAGAACTCGCCGTGCTTTACGGCGGCAGGGTGCTCCGACGCGGAACGCGCAGCACTTCGGAATGTGGCCCAGCTCGCGAGCGAGTCGCAGAAGAAGGCCAACGATGCCTTGTTCAAGGGCCTCGATAGGCAGCAAACGAATCTCACGGCCGATGCAGCGACGTTGCAGCGTCTTCAATCGGCAGCGCAGGGCGCGCAGGGCCAAATGCAGGCCATCGGCTACGCCAACCAGCTCGCCAGCCAGCAGGCCAACCAGCTCTTGCAGATTCGTGGCCTGCTGATCGCGCAGCAGAACGCGATGGCAACCAAGATGCAGGCCGACGCCGACAAGGAAGCCCAGCAGGCGGCAGCGGCCGCACAACTGCGCCAGGGCAGCTACCGGGCCAGCCCGGCGCGCACCTGGTAA
- a CDS encoding SAM-dependent methyltransferase — MRYPGGKGGAGVYQTIINNIPPHDTYIETHLGGGNILERKRPAARSVGIDVDPEVIEVWQQLDVPGLELHHGDAVAWLESHQFTGSEFVYADPPYVMDSRRGGKLYRHEYDDKGAVSVKVRGEAPIVYLTGQTFYQPKSAPDTQVVNASKTDAAKVISFRLSNSK, encoded by the coding sequence ATGAGATACCCCGGCGGCAAGGGCGGTGCCGGCGTCTACCAGACGATCATCAACAACATCCCGCCTCACGACACGTACATCGAAACGCACCTGGGCGGCGGCAACATCCTGGAGCGCAAGCGGCCCGCTGCCCGCAGCGTCGGCATCGACGTTGATCCCGAGGTGATCGAGGTCTGGCAGCAGCTCGACGTGCCCGGCCTGGAGCTGCACCACGGCGACGCCGTGGCCTGGCTGGAGTCCCACCAGTTCACCGGCTCCGAGTTCGTCTACGCCGATCCGCCCTACGTGATGGACAGCCGGCGCGGCGGCAAGCTATACCGCCACGAATACGACGACAAGGGTGCGGTCAGCGTCAAAGTGCGCGGTGAAGCGCCGATCGTCTATCTGACGGGTCAAACGTTCTATCAGCCCAAGAGCGCACCCGACACGCAGGTCGTCAACGCTTCCAAGACGGACGCTGCCAAGGTGATCAGCTTCCGCCTGAGCAACAGCAAGTGA
- a CDS encoding transglycosylase SLT domain-containing protein → MPFFADLPPQLQERVVCSISAAVKYEVPVNIVLAVAEKEGGKPGQWVRNSNGTHDVGPMQFNTAYLGDLARYGITANDVAAAGCYSFDLAAWRLRMHIRNDKGDLWTKAANYHSRTPQYNAVYRADLMRKASKWADWLEARFVTLDVTKAGATPSTPSQPATVAQRATPAARPAPAPQQAAPAAAAARSVSVAGYVPRTVSFNTSREGSAE, encoded by the coding sequence ATGCCGTTCTTCGCCGATCTGCCGCCGCAGCTCCAGGAGCGCGTCGTCTGCTCGATCTCGGCCGCCGTCAAGTACGAGGTGCCGGTCAACATCGTGTTGGCCGTCGCCGAGAAAGAGGGCGGCAAGCCGGGCCAGTGGGTGCGCAACTCGAATGGCACGCATGACGTTGGCCCGATGCAGTTCAACACCGCGTACCTGGGCGACCTGGCCCGATACGGCATCACGGCGAACGATGTGGCGGCTGCCGGCTGCTACTCGTTCGACCTGGCCGCCTGGCGGCTGCGGATGCACATCCGCAACGACAAGGGCGACCTCTGGACGAAGGCGGCGAACTACCACTCGCGCACGCCGCAGTACAACGCGGTGTACCGGGCCGACTTGATGCGCAAGGCGTCGAAGTGGGCCGATTGGCTCGAAGCTCGGTTCGTCACGCTTGACGTGACGAAGGCCGGGGCCACGCCCTCGACGCCCAGCCAGCCCGCGACGGTGGCCCAGCGGGCGACGCCGGCGGCCAGGCCGGCACCAGCACCCCAGCAGGCCGCCCCAGCGGCCGCAGCAGCTCGCAGCGTGTCGGTGGCCGGCTACGTGCCCCGCACGGTGTCTTTCAACACTTCACGCGAGGGGTCGGCCGAGTAG
- a CDS encoding conjugal transfer protein TrbH translates to MRKIVSLALLALALGLGGCATTSQYGNFVQSAALDQQKLATDAVQQLATLYAPARTRLELQQPTPDPFGQALVKSLRDKGYALLEYAPAGASTQAPASAASQASAPATTAASGGLPLRYVLDQAGDSNLYRLTLMVGNQSITRPYLAQNGTFAPAGYWVRKE, encoded by the coding sequence ATGCGCAAGATCGTCTCTCTCGCGCTGCTCGCCCTCGCCCTGGGCCTCGGCGGCTGCGCAACCACCAGCCAGTACGGCAACTTCGTCCAGTCGGCCGCGCTCGATCAGCAGAAGCTCGCCACCGACGCGGTGCAGCAGCTCGCCACGCTGTACGCGCCGGCGCGCACGCGCCTGGAGCTGCAACAGCCGACGCCCGATCCGTTCGGCCAGGCGCTCGTCAAGTCGCTGCGCGACAAGGGCTATGCCCTCCTGGAGTACGCCCCGGCCGGCGCTTCCACGCAGGCCCCGGCCTCGGCGGCATCGCAGGCGAGCGCACCGGCCACCACGGCCGCGTCGGGCGGCCTGCCGTTGCGCTACGTGCTCGACCAGGCTGGCGACTCGAACCTGTACCGCCTGACCTTGATGGTCGGCAATCAATCCATCACCCGCCCTTACCTGGCGCAAAACGGCACGTTCGCGCCGGCCGGGTACTGGGTGCGCAAGGAGTGA
- a CDS encoding TraX family protein, protein MKALRIPDGTVEALKWLALVLMTGDHVNKYLFNATLPVLFEAGRVALPLFVFVLAYNLARPGTLERGVYGRTMSRLAMFGALASVPFVALGGLYAGWWPLNVMFTLLVVTATAYLVERGGKLHLAAAGVVFLVGGSSVEYWWPAVAFGLAVWSYTRRPSWAAAAVAVLACAALWFVNRNLWALAALPVLFLASRVDVRVPRLRWAFYAYYPLHLASLWLIRIPMSKAGYLFF, encoded by the coding sequence ATGAAGGCCCTGCGGATTCCTGATGGAACCGTCGAAGCGTTGAAGTGGCTCGCACTGGTTCTCATGACCGGCGATCACGTCAACAAGTACCTGTTCAACGCGACGCTGCCGGTGCTGTTCGAGGCCGGCCGCGTGGCGCTCCCCCTTTTCGTGTTCGTCCTGGCCTACAACCTGGCCCGGCCGGGCACGCTCGAACGCGGCGTGTACGGCCGCACCATGTCGCGCCTGGCGATGTTCGGCGCGCTGGCCTCCGTGCCCTTCGTGGCCCTCGGCGGCCTGTACGCCGGTTGGTGGCCGCTCAACGTGATGTTCACGCTGCTGGTCGTCACGGCCACGGCTTACCTGGTCGAACGTGGCGGCAAGCTGCACCTGGCGGCCGCCGGCGTGGTGTTCCTGGTCGGCGGCAGCTCGGTCGAATATTGGTGGCCGGCCGTGGCTTTCGGCCTGGCGGTGTGGTCGTACACGCGCCGGCCGAGCTGGGCCGCCGCGGCGGTCGCGGTGCTGGCCTGCGCGGCCCTGTGGTTCGTCAATCGCAACCTGTGGGCCTTGGCAGCCCTGCCGGTGCTCTTCCTGGCCTCGCGGGTGGATGTGCGCGTGCCGCGCCTGCGCTGGGCCTTCTACGCCTATTACCCGCTGCACCTGGCCTCGCTCTGGTTGATCCGCATCCCCATGAGCAAGGCCGGCTACCTGTTCTTCTGA
- the trbK gene encoding entry exclusion lipoprotein TrbK yields MKAIKALSLASAALVAALVAGCDNKPATAPMPEVNDENCKPENIAKIEDKGVQQAFSSLCLRRGGDFKPSPKREW; encoded by the coding sequence ATGAAAGCAATCAAGGCTCTGTCCTTGGCCTCGGCCGCCCTCGTGGCGGCCTTGGTCGCCGGCTGCGACAACAAGCCGGCCACGGCCCCCATGCCGGAAGTGAACGACGAGAACTGCAAGCCCGAGAACATCGCCAAGATCGAGGACAAGGGCGTCCAGCAGGCTTTTTCGTCGCTGTGCTTGCGTCGTGGTGGGGATTTCAAGCCCAGCCCGAAACGCGAATGGTGA
- a CDS encoding TrbM/KikA/MpfK family conjugal transfer protein translates to MKKKLFALAALVAALGSTAGTASAQDVLTGDTRLACEAILCLSSGTRPSECTPSLSRYFNITKRKLSDTIRARLNFLQLCPVASQTPEMQSLVSAISRGAGRCDAQSLNSTLVMWTGGYDDGRTYISNQLPDYCGAYTGHAYTDFASSGTLPRYVGTPERGGYWVEARDYDRALAEYNERIRREDEERRRQSWLN, encoded by the coding sequence ATGAAGAAGAAACTGTTTGCCCTGGCCGCCCTCGTGGCAGCCCTCGGATCGACCGCCGGCACGGCCAGCGCGCAAGACGTGCTGACCGGCGACACGCGCCTGGCCTGCGAGGCGATCCTGTGCCTGTCGTCGGGCACGCGCCCGAGCGAATGCACGCCGTCGCTGTCGCGGTACTTCAACATCACGAAGCGCAAGCTGTCGGACACGATCCGCGCCCGCCTGAACTTCCTCCAGCTTTGCCCGGTGGCGAGCCAGACGCCGGAAATGCAGTCGCTCGTGTCGGCGATCTCGCGCGGCGCTGGCCGTTGCGACGCGCAGTCGCTGAACTCGACGTTGGTGATGTGGACGGGCGGCTACGACGATGGGCGCACGTACATCAGCAACCAGTTGCCTGACTACTGCGGGGCCTACACCGGCCACGCCTACACCGACTTCGCCAGCAGCGGCACGCTGCCGCGCTATGTCGGGACGCCAGAGCGGGGCGGGTATTGGGTCGAAGCGCGCGACTATGACCGCGCCTTGGCCGAGTACAACGAACGCATCCGGCGCGAGGACGAAGAGCGCCGCCGTCAGTCCTGGCTGAACTGA